The following are encoded in a window of Roseivirga misakiensis genomic DNA:
- a CDS encoding thioredoxin domain-containing protein, producing the protein MMKKNDSYPFRLFGLIIGILILYTSCDSRKEQEVPQNRLAKESSLYLLQHSTNPVDWYPWGDEAFEKAKSEDKLVVISIGYYACHWCQVMEKETFMDTTVAKLMNDSYVSIKVDREERPDIDQVYADAARKMTGSAGWPLNIIATSDGTPLFAGTYFENEDWQAVLQRADYLYQENPEEILNQAESMAASLKEKSSLKGQGIDITLADIEGLWLSQSDTTVGGIKGTQKFPNSPYLSALLDFTYYRPNKDLDKFLKQTLDNMALGGMFDHLNGGFARYSTDKDWKVPHFEKMLYDNAQLMAVYAKAYRKFNDPFYLYIAESTANCLLTEFKRESGGFYSSINAVSNEVEGGYYTWTLSEIQEFDDAATLKLFNISEAGNWENGQNVLFANGSTKQDYLAWTKSDVKAEILSKRSRRTSPPKDKKIITSWNALAIEGFVSLYRATQNTAYLNEGKNLATYLTGNHLNSDNNSVTRTDGSLQNGFLQDYAQLSASLISLYQVTFNLNWIESAEAITAEMVERFNADNTALFKQSSAKDDLFMASYPTLDSDLPSGNAQAAENLILLAELFYDTRSEWKDKAVEMLSAENSEMQVAPAFTGKWIQSLIQLQNPSYEVAILGSQARNYQEALDLGFRPDIIFLGGTAEGSVPLLANKLVDGRTTIYVCQNKTCKFPTEDVEEAYRMTLEPF; encoded by the coding sequence ATGATGAAAAAAAATGACAGTTATCCTTTCCGTCTTTTCGGGCTGATTATTGGAATATTAATACTGTATACCAGCTGCGATAGTCGTAAGGAACAAGAGGTCCCTCAGAACCGATTGGCCAAGGAAAGTAGCCTCTATTTATTACAACATTCCACAAACCCTGTCGATTGGTACCCTTGGGGCGATGAGGCGTTTGAAAAGGCTAAATCTGAAGACAAACTCGTTGTCATCAGTATTGGATATTATGCTTGTCACTGGTGCCAGGTGATGGAAAAAGAAACCTTTATGGACACGACGGTGGCCAAGCTTATGAATGATAGTTACGTCTCTATAAAAGTTGATCGTGAAGAAAGGCCTGATATTGACCAAGTTTATGCCGATGCAGCTCGAAAAATGACTGGAAGTGCTGGCTGGCCTTTAAACATTATTGCCACATCCGATGGCACACCTTTGTTCGCTGGTACATACTTTGAAAATGAAGATTGGCAGGCGGTACTTCAGCGAGCCGATTACTTGTATCAAGAAAATCCTGAAGAAATTCTCAATCAGGCAGAAAGTATGGCTGCTTCGCTCAAGGAAAAGTCGAGTCTAAAGGGACAAGGAATAGATATTACTTTAGCCGATATTGAAGGGTTGTGGTTAAGCCAAAGTGATACGACCGTTGGTGGAATTAAAGGCACGCAGAAGTTCCCTAACTCGCCTTATTTGTCTGCATTGCTTGATTTCACCTATTATCGACCGAACAAGGACTTGGACAAATTCCTAAAACAGACGTTAGATAATATGGCTTTAGGCGGCATGTTTGATCATCTTAATGGTGGATTTGCCCGATACTCTACCGATAAGGACTGGAAGGTTCCTCACTTTGAAAAGATGCTCTATGACAATGCGCAGCTGATGGCAGTTTATGCCAAGGCGTATCGTAAGTTTAACGACCCTTTTTATCTCTATATCGCCGAAAGCACGGCTAATTGCTTACTGACGGAGTTTAAAAGAGAGAGTGGCGGTTTCTATTCCTCGATTAATGCAGTGAGTAATGAAGTTGAGGGTGGCTATTATACATGGACGCTTTCAGAAATTCAGGAATTTGATGATGCTGCAACCCTAAAACTTTTCAATATCTCAGAAGCTGGCAACTGGGAGAATGGTCAGAATGTACTCTTTGCCAATGGATCGACTAAGCAAGATTATTTGGCTTGGACTAAATCGGATGTCAAAGCAGAAATACTTAGCAAACGATCGAGAAGAACGTCTCCACCCAAGGATAAAAAGATTATCACCAGTTGGAATGCTTTGGCGATTGAAGGCTTTGTTTCGCTTTATCGTGCAACGCAGAACACCGCGTATCTCAATGAAGGCAAGAACCTAGCTACATACCTGACAGGCAATCATTTAAATTCCGATAATAATAGTGTTACTCGAACTGATGGAAGTCTTCAAAATGGCTTTCTTCAGGATTATGCACAGTTATCCGCTAGTCTTATTTCTTTGTATCAAGTGACTTTTAACCTCAACTGGATAGAATCTGCAGAAGCGATAACTGCTGAAATGGTCGAGCGCTTTAATGCTGATAACACTGCTCTTTTCAAACAAAGTTCAGCCAAAGACGATCTGTTTATGGCGAGCTACCCTACCCTAGATTCTGATTTACCCTCAGGAAATGCACAAGCAGCGGAAAACCTTATCCTTTTGGCCGAACTGTTTTATGATACTCGGAGTGAATGGAAAGATAAAGCCGTTGAGATGCTATCTGCAGAAAATAGCGAAATGCAAGTCGCACCGGCCTTTACTGGTAAATGGATTCAATCATTGATTCAGCTGCAAAACCCATCCTATGAGGTGGCGATTTTGGGATCGCAAGCTAGAAACTATCAAGAAGCCCTTGATCTAGGGTTTCGACCCGATATTATTTTCCTTGGTGGTACTGCTGAGGGCAGTGTTCCGTTGTTGGCCAATAAATTAGTTGATGGCAGAACAACTATCTATGTGTGCCAAAATAAGACATGTAAGTTTCCTACAGAAGACGTAGAAGAGGCCTATCGCATGACCTTAGAGCCATTTTGA
- a CDS encoding amidohydrolase family protein codes for MNSLDHVYQVRSPHKLALIAFLCFFFTSFSLFSYTPWQDGNGDTTETGQEKFKDLPLKAERTIKFNTKEGTWLALDISPDGKTIVFDMMGDLYTMPFAGGKATRITDGMAYDTQPRFSPDGKHIVFSSDRSGNDNIWTMELATEETKQITKSQNEWFQSAEWSPDGEYIVVSRGRRSHKLYMYHKDGGGGFQLIKSPSGLKTIEPTFSPDGRYIYYSRRNGAWNYNAQLPQYQIAVYDRENGQNATITSRYGSAFSPTLSPDGQWMVYGSRYEDQTGLIRRNLKTGDEKWLAYPVQRDEQESIAPLGVLPAMTFTPDSKELLASYGGKIHRIPIAGGAATEIPLDVDMELAMGPRLKFDYPISDDKDMIVTQIRDAVPSPDGTKLAFTSLNRLYVMTMPDGAPNRLSDAQMTEAQPTWSPDGKSLAYVTWEDAEGGSIYKVNVDGRPRPVKLTKESAIYGTPAWHKNGKLVFTKGSAQNLKDAVGPNAPRSAEDLVWMSADGGDINFIMKTNGRSNPHFVSSDDRIYLSSFQGLSSVRWDGTDEKRHVTITGITVYGSNPADDHFHHDAIGRRRPDILPMDLDAKENNPPSRATWIQMAPAGDKALAQINNDIYVVTVPKLGQTPTISVANPTSAQFPSWKLTDIGGEFPAWSSDAKKVHWSLGNSHFIYDLGEAKAYADSVTNAKKAKEKAEKAMSKEEKEKLKAEEEAKTKEEKEADKAKKADEGYKANEFKIEITATKDIPDGIALLKGARIITMNGDQVIENGDILIENARIKAVGESGSLTVPRKAKVIDMTGKTIIPGMVDTHAHMWPAWGIHKNQVWVYAANLAYGVTATRDPQTATTDVLTYADMVETGEILGPRVYSTGPGVGFWMYNLKSLEQTKKVLRQYSEYYNTKTIKMYLTGNRKVRQWIIQASKEQELMPTTEGGLDFKLNMTNLIDGYPGHEHALPIHPLYKDVTQTVADSKMTYTPTLLVAYGGPWAENYYYSRENPYHDKKLQFFTPYEELAQKSRRRPGWFMDEEHAFQKLAKDVNSVVEAGGLAGVGSHGQLQGLGFHWELWSVASGGMTEMNALKVATIHGAEAIGLEKDLGSIEAGKLADLVILTANPLDNIRNTNSISHVMKNGRLYNANTLDEEYPRKKKAGKFYWHSEKPNGLPGIKK; via the coding sequence ATGAATAGTCTTGATCATGTTTATCAGGTGCGTAGTCCTCATAAACTAGCCTTAATTGCCTTTTTGTGTTTTTTCTTTACCTCTTTTTCACTTTTCTCCTATACGCCCTGGCAAGATGGAAATGGCGACACGACCGAGACAGGTCAGGAAAAATTCAAGGATTTACCACTAAAGGCAGAGCGTACCATTAAATTCAATACCAAAGAGGGTACTTGGCTAGCGCTAGATATAAGTCCTGATGGCAAAACCATTGTTTTTGATATGATGGGTGACCTTTATACCATGCCATTTGCTGGTGGGAAAGCCACGCGCATTACAGATGGTATGGCCTATGATACTCAGCCAAGGTTTAGCCCCGATGGAAAGCATATCGTTTTTTCTTCCGATAGAAGTGGTAACGACAACATCTGGACGATGGAGTTGGCGACTGAGGAGACAAAGCAAATTACGAAGAGCCAAAATGAATGGTTCCAGTCAGCCGAGTGGTCTCCAGATGGAGAATACATTGTGGTGTCAAGAGGCCGAAGATCACATAAGTTGTACATGTACCACAAAGATGGTGGTGGAGGTTTCCAGCTCATTAAATCTCCAAGTGGGTTAAAAACGATTGAACCTACATTTAGTCCCGATGGCAGATATATTTACTATTCAAGACGAAATGGTGCGTGGAATTATAACGCACAATTGCCGCAATATCAGATTGCGGTCTATGATCGCGAAAATGGCCAGAATGCCACAATAACCTCTCGTTATGGTTCTGCTTTTTCTCCAACGCTCTCACCAGATGGCCAATGGATGGTTTATGGATCGAGATATGAAGATCAGACGGGTTTAATTCGCCGAAACTTAAAAACTGGAGATGAGAAATGGTTGGCCTATCCTGTACAGCGTGACGAGCAAGAGTCTATAGCACCACTTGGCGTATTGCCGGCTATGACTTTTACACCAGATTCTAAAGAGCTTTTGGCCTCATATGGCGGCAAAATCCATCGTATCCCAATCGCAGGAGGTGCAGCCACTGAAATCCCACTAGATGTCGATATGGAATTGGCAATGGGGCCACGGTTGAAGTTTGATTATCCGATTTCTGATGATAAGGACATGATTGTTACGCAGATTCGCGACGCCGTTCCTTCACCAGACGGCACTAAACTGGCTTTCACTTCCTTAAATCGCCTTTATGTAATGACAATGCCTGATGGAGCTCCAAATAGATTGAGCGATGCTCAGATGACAGAGGCACAGCCTACTTGGTCTCCTGATGGAAAATCTTTGGCTTACGTGACTTGGGAAGATGCTGAAGGAGGAAGTATCTATAAAGTTAATGTAGACGGAAGGCCAAGACCTGTAAAGCTCACAAAGGAATCAGCTATATACGGTACGCCCGCTTGGCATAAGAATGGAAAGCTTGTTTTCACAAAAGGTAGTGCACAAAACTTGAAGGACGCGGTAGGGCCAAATGCCCCAAGATCGGCGGAAGACTTAGTTTGGATGTCTGCTGATGGCGGTGATATCAACTTCATTATGAAAACAAATGGGAGAAGTAATCCACACTTTGTGTCGAGTGATGACAGGATTTACTTGAGTAGTTTCCAAGGGTTAAGTTCCGTCAGGTGGGATGGAACGGATGAAAAAAGACATGTAACCATCACGGGGATTACAGTTTATGGCTCAAACCCAGCTGATGATCATTTCCATCATGATGCGATCGGACGTCGCAGACCTGATATACTACCGATGGATTTAGATGCTAAGGAAAACAATCCGCCATCTAGAGCCACATGGATTCAGATGGCACCAGCCGGAGATAAAGCATTGGCACAGATCAATAATGACATTTATGTGGTTACCGTGCCTAAACTAGGGCAAACCCCAACAATATCAGTCGCTAATCCAACTTCGGCGCAGTTTCCGTCTTGGAAGTTAACTGACATAGGAGGAGAGTTTCCTGCTTGGTCCAGCGATGCCAAAAAAGTGCACTGGTCTCTCGGGAACTCACATTTTATCTATGATTTAGGAGAGGCTAAGGCCTATGCTGATAGCGTGACTAACGCGAAGAAAGCCAAGGAGAAAGCTGAAAAAGCCATGTCTAAGGAAGAGAAAGAGAAGCTGAAGGCTGAAGAGGAAGCAAAAACAAAAGAAGAAAAGGAGGCTGACAAGGCGAAGAAAGCGGATGAAGGTTACAAGGCAAATGAATTCAAAATCGAGATAACCGCTACGAAGGATATTCCTGATGGAATAGCTTTACTTAAAGGTGCGCGAATCATAACAATGAATGGAGATCAGGTGATTGAAAACGGGGATATTCTCATTGAAAATGCCAGAATAAAAGCAGTTGGAGAGTCTGGTTCGTTAACGGTTCCTAGAAAAGCGAAAGTGATCGATATGACTGGCAAAACGATCATCCCAGGCATGGTAGATACGCATGCACACATGTGGCCAGCTTGGGGGATTCACAAGAACCAGGTTTGGGTCTATGCCGCCAATCTAGCTTATGGTGTAACCGCTACTAGAGACCCGCAAACTGCAACGACAGATGTACTGACATATGCGGATATGGTAGAAACAGGAGAGATTTTAGGGCCAAGAGTTTATTCAACAGGTCCAGGTGTCGGTTTTTGGATGTACAACCTGAAAAGTTTAGAACAAACCAAAAAAGTCCTAAGGCAGTACTCTGAGTACTATAATACCAAGACGATTAAAATGTATTTAACGGGAAATAGAAAGGTTCGTCAGTGGATCATTCAAGCGTCTAAAGAACAAGAACTTATGCCAACTACCGAAGGGGGCTTAGACTTTAAATTGAATATGACAAACCTTATTGATGGTTATCCTGGTCATGAACATGCCTTACCGATACACCCACTCTATAAGGACGTGACTCAAACAGTGGCCGATTCTAAAATGACCTATACGCCGACATTGTTAGTGGCCTATGGTGGTCCTTGGGCAGAGAACTATTACTACTCAAGAGAGAATCCGTACCACGACAAAAAACTGCAGTTTTTTACGCCTTATGAAGAGTTAGCACAGAAATCTAGAAGACGACCGGGATGGTTTATGGATGAAGAACATGCATTTCAGAAACTTGCTAAAGATGTAAATAGTGTTGTTGAAGCTGGTGGACTTGCAGGGGTAGGAAGCCACGGTCAATTACAAGGACTTGGATTTCATTGGGAGTTGTGGTCTGTTGCATCAGGTGGTATGACGGAAATGAATGCGCTAAAAGTGGCGACTATTCATGGTGCTGAGGCAATTGGCCTTGAGAAGGATTTAGGCTCTATTGAGGCTGGTAAACTGGCCGATCTGGTAATTTTAACTGCAAATCCATTGGATAACATAAGAAATACAAATTCCATTAGCCATGTGATGAAAAATGGTAGGCTTTACAACGCAAACACGTTAGACGAAGAATATCCGAGGAAAAAGAAGGCTGGTAAGTTCTATTGGCACTCTGAAAAACCAAATGGATTACCAGGAATAAAGAAATAG
- a CDS encoding SRPBCC family protein, whose translation MEFNAQILINAPKEKIWPVITNIEEAKSRISAIQDIEVLEKPNEGLIGLKWRETRIMFGKSAMETMWITHAEENHYYQTRAESHGSIYISKLMLEEAQENGTILKMSFNGQPQTFMAKLMTKVMGPLFKKATLKAINQDLIDIKASCEV comes from the coding sequence ATGGAATTTAATGCACAAATACTTATCAATGCTCCAAAAGAAAAAATATGGCCAGTAATCACAAATATTGAGGAAGCGAAGTCACGCATAAGTGCCATTCAAGATATTGAGGTTTTAGAAAAGCCGAATGAAGGATTAATCGGTTTGAAATGGCGTGAAACTAGAATCATGTTCGGTAAATCGGCAATGGAAACCATGTGGATAACTCATGCAGAAGAAAATCATTATTATCAGACCAGAGCAGAAAGTCACGGCTCCATTTATATTTCGAAATTAATGCTAGAAGAGGCTCAAGAGAATGGTACTATTTTGAAAATGAGCTTCAATGGCCAACCACAGACCTTTATGGCCAAATTAATGACTAAAGTGATGGGTCCGCTTTTCAAAAAAGCAACGTTGAAAGCGATCAACCAAGATCTTATTGATATTAAAGCATCTTGTGAGGTATAG
- a CDS encoding sulfatase-like hydrolase/transferase: MNKHLLFTMFCCYILVACSSNDDDPSVNQGNVTSPNILLIIADDLGLDALSGYSEGSIKANTPHLDRLRNSGITFNNFWTNSVCSPTRATILTGKYGYSTGVKSPGDEISPNEISLQRYINEGTESSYATAIVGKWHLSGTNGNLNPEDMGIDYYAGLYSGAVTDYYNWSLTEDGVASRETDYVTTKFTDLAIDWVSAQTKPWFLWLAYNAPHSPFHLPPASMHSQGNLPTDQASIDANSIPYYMASIEAMDFQIGRLLDNIDDDDLTNTAVIFIGDNGTPNQVSQSPYGRRRAKGTMYQGGINVPMFISGYGVNRIGSDNALINSTDLFTTIASLAGIDVETYEDSKNFSPLLSSPNDVFRGFTYAEFNDETTDEWTVRNDQYKLIVNGDGAEELYDLSTDPYEDSNLLDNSLSNEAQNAKTALEAVLSQIRR, translated from the coding sequence ATGAACAAGCACTTGCTGTTTACCATGTTCTGCTGTTACATTTTAGTCGCCTGCAGTAGTAATGATGACGATCCTTCTGTAAATCAAGGAAACGTCACGAGCCCGAATATCCTGTTAATTATTGCCGATGACTTGGGTCTAGACGCCTTAAGTGGTTATTCGGAGGGTAGCATAAAAGCTAACACGCCACATTTGGACCGTTTAAGAAATAGCGGAATCACCTTTAATAACTTCTGGACAAACTCTGTTTGCTCTCCTACCCGTGCGACTATTCTTACGGGCAAGTACGGTTATTCAACAGGTGTAAAATCACCAGGAGATGAAATTTCACCTAATGAGATTTCATTACAGCGCTATATTAATGAAGGTACCGAAAGTAGCTATGCAACCGCTATTGTTGGCAAATGGCACCTTTCCGGAACTAATGGCAATTTGAACCCTGAAGATATGGGCATTGATTATTATGCTGGTTTATATTCAGGCGCAGTCACCGACTATTACAATTGGAGCCTAACGGAAGATGGAGTTGCATCCAGAGAAACTGACTATGTCACAACAAAATTCACTGATTTGGCCATTGACTGGGTAAGTGCCCAAACTAAACCTTGGTTTTTATGGCTAGCATACAACGCGCCTCACTCACCTTTTCACTTGCCTCCTGCAAGCATGCACTCGCAAGGTAATCTTCCAACAGATCAGGCTTCGATAGATGCTAACTCAATTCCTTATTATATGGCTAGCATAGAGGCAATGGATTTTCAAATTGGTCGACTACTAGACAATATTGATGATGATGACTTAACGAATACGGCTGTCATATTTATCGGTGATAACGGGACACCAAATCAAGTCTCACAGTCTCCATATGGTAGAAGAAGAGCTAAAGGAACGATGTATCAAGGTGGCATAAATGTTCCGATGTTTATAAGCGGTTATGGCGTGAACAGAATTGGAAGCGACAATGCACTGATAAATTCAACAGATCTCTTCACTACGATTGCTTCCCTTGCTGGTATTGACGTCGAGACTTACGAGGATAGCAAAAACTTTAGTCCATTGTTAAGTTCCCCCAATGATGTTTTTCGAGGCTTTACTTATGCCGAATTTAATGATGAAACTACTGATGAGTGGACCGTGAGAAACGATCAGTATAAACTTATAGTGAATGGAGATGGTGCAGAAGAACTTTATGATCTATCTACGGATCCTTACGAAGATTCTAACCTTTTAGACAATTCGCTATCAAACGAAGCTCAAAACGCAAAAACAGCACTTGAAGCAGTTTTAAGTCAAATTCGACGTTAA
- a CDS encoding DNA/RNA non-specific endonuclease: MAKKSASKRRASSRTRYSKGRSSSKKGLNLGKFTLGMLILIVLGYVGLALNEGRLVPKVLEEIELPSFDNADKAVEPTTTEDSTTSTPEIVEQSESETIDPAKYDDFDLYFTAAFDFMWPAYETGQAIIERPYYTLRYSEPHEQAIWVAYKLSADSLKQEKFERKNDFRKDPRVRTGSATLSDYKGSGYDRGHLAPAADFSYDEFALSQSFYMSNMSPQVPGFNRGIWKNLEEQVRNWASEHTELYVITGPVLNNNLKSIGKEEVSIPEYYYKVILDIKKPGIKAIAFLLKNEKSASDLSTHVVSIDRIEELTGLDFFPTIPEDLENSLEMRITKELWFD; the protein is encoded by the coding sequence ATGGCAAAAAAATCAGCTTCCAAACGTAGAGCCTCATCACGAACTCGTTATTCCAAAGGCCGAAGTAGCTCCAAAAAAGGGCTCAATCTTGGAAAATTTACGCTAGGCATGCTGATTCTGATAGTCCTTGGGTATGTAGGGTTAGCGCTGAATGAGGGTAGGCTGGTTCCCAAAGTCTTAGAGGAAATAGAGCTCCCTTCCTTCGATAATGCAGATAAGGCAGTCGAACCGACAACAACCGAAGATTCTACTACATCCACACCTGAAATAGTAGAACAAAGCGAATCAGAGACAATTGACCCTGCCAAGTATGATGACTTTGATTTGTATTTCACAGCTGCTTTCGATTTCATGTGGCCAGCGTATGAAACAGGTCAGGCCATCATAGAGCGACCATATTACACCCTTAGGTATAGTGAACCGCACGAACAAGCGATTTGGGTGGCGTACAAACTGTCAGCAGATAGTTTAAAACAAGAGAAGTTTGAGCGTAAAAATGATTTCAGAAAAGACCCTCGCGTTAGAACTGGATCTGCGACCTTGAGTGACTATAAAGGTTCTGGTTACGATCGTGGTCATCTAGCGCCCGCCGCTGATTTCTCTTATGACGAATTCGCACTTTCACAGTCTTTCTACATGAGTAATATGAGTCCTCAAGTACCAGGTTTTAATCGAGGAATTTGGAAAAACCTTGAAGAGCAGGTAAGAAATTGGGCTTCAGAACACACTGAATTATATGTAATTACGGGTCCGGTATTAAATAATAATTTAAAATCAATAGGTAAGGAAGAAGTTTCTATTCCTGAATATTACTACAAGGTAATACTGGATATTAAAAAACCTGGAATCAAGGCGATTGCCTTTTTACTAAAAAACGAAAAAAGTGCTAGCGATTTAAGCACTCACGTGGTCAGTATAGACAGAATAGAAGAGCTCACTGGACTGGACTTCTTTCCAACTATTCCCGAGGATTTAGAAAATTCATTGGAGATGAGAATTACCAAAGAATTATGGTTTGACTAG